A window of the Pseudomonadota bacterium genome harbors these coding sequences:
- the purM gene encoding phosphoribosylformylglycinamidine cyclo-ligase codes for MARLTYRDSGVDTEASDRFIGRVAAAAERTRTPHSIGRVGGFAALCTLPSGLKQPVLVSGSDGVGTKLLVAHMANRHDTIGVDLVAMCVNDVLTTGARPLFFLDYLATGKLDVDRAAQVIEGVALGCAQAGCALVGGETAEMPGMYANGDYDLAGFAVGVLEREHLLQADRVREGDVVLGLASSGLHSNGYSLARKALLEVAGHKLDDRIEALGEPLVDTLLRPTRIYARACERLVHTGGVRVFAHVTGGGLPGNLPRVLPQGLQVKLHSARWPLPAVFQLIAEAGQVSEDEMFRTFNMGIGFVAVVAPERVGELVAAAEDSGERAYELGQVERLPCSAAKPAALIVTDR; via the coding sequence GTGGCGAGGCTCACATACCGCGACTCGGGTGTAGACACAGAAGCCTCCGACCGTTTCATCGGCCGCGTAGCGGCCGCGGCTGAACGCACTCGCACGCCGCATTCGATCGGACGCGTTGGTGGGTTTGCGGCGCTGTGCACCCTGCCGTCAGGCCTGAAGCAACCTGTACTCGTGTCGGGGAGCGACGGCGTTGGCACCAAGCTCTTGGTGGCACACATGGCTAACCGACACGACACGATCGGTGTGGACCTCGTCGCCATGTGCGTCAACGACGTGCTCACGACCGGAGCGCGCCCGTTGTTTTTCCTGGACTACTTGGCCACGGGCAAGCTGGATGTCGATCGAGCTGCGCAAGTGATCGAGGGCGTGGCTTTGGGGTGCGCGCAGGCTGGCTGCGCGCTGGTGGGAGGCGAGACCGCCGAGATGCCTGGCATGTACGCAAACGGTGACTACGATCTGGCAGGATTCGCAGTTGGTGTGCTCGAGCGCGAGCACCTGCTCCAAGCGGACCGGGTCCGCGAGGGGGACGTGGTCCTAGGGCTCGCGAGCAGCGGGCTGCATTCCAACGGCTATTCCCTCGCCCGCAAGGCGCTCCTGGAAGTGGCCGGGCACAAGCTCGACGATCGCATCGAAGCGCTGGGCGAACCGCTCGTGGACACACTGCTACGACCCACGCGGATCTACGCGCGCGCTTGCGAGCGACTGGTGCATACCGGTGGCGTGCGCGTGTTTGCCCACGTCACCGGCGGCGGTTTGCCGGGCAATCTCCCCCGCGTGCTGCCGCAGGGCCTTCAAGTCAAGCTCCATTCCGCGCGCTGGCCTCTACCGGCTGTCTTCCAGCTCATCGCCGAAGCCGGACAGGTCTCTGAAGACGAAATGTTCCGGACGTTCAACATGGGCATAGGATTCGTGGCCGTCGTGGCGCCGGAGCGGGTCGGCGAGCTCGTGGCCGCAGCCGAGGACAGCGGCGAACGGGCCTATGAGCTCGGGCAAGTAGAGCGACTGCCGTGCTCGGCAGCGAAACCGGCCGCCCTCATCGTGACCGACCGATGA
- the purN gene encoding phosphoribosylglycinamide formyltransferase, with protein MSLSLTVLISGKGSNLNAILEAIDRGRCDARVGAVVSDKRKALGLELARERGIPTHVVRLRDYPERPLWDRALADTVTQTRPELVVLAGFMRLVGSNLLSRFPKRVINIHPSLLPSFPGVDAARQAIDAGVQLSGCTVHLVDHGVDSGPILAQAAVPVVQGETPAELHARIQRVEHRLLPRVIQWFAAGRRDSAESSPSQRAILPGADDQLLWPPMDP; from the coding sequence ATGAGCCTTTCCCTCACCGTCTTGATCTCAGGCAAGGGCAGCAACCTGAATGCTATTCTCGAGGCCATCGATCGGGGCCGGTGCGATGCGCGAGTCGGGGCGGTCGTATCCGACAAGCGCAAGGCTCTCGGACTCGAGCTGGCGCGCGAGCGCGGTATTCCCACGCACGTCGTGCGCTTGCGCGACTACCCAGAGCGCCCGCTTTGGGACCGCGCCCTCGCCGACACGGTAACCCAGACCCGCCCCGAGCTCGTCGTACTCGCGGGCTTCATGCGGCTGGTGGGCTCGAACTTGTTGTCGCGCTTTCCGAAGAGGGTAATCAACATCCACCCGTCCTTGCTTCCCTCGTTCCCGGGCGTGGACGCGGCCAGGCAGGCGATCGATGCGGGCGTACAGCTGAGTGGTTGTACCGTGCATCTGGTCGACCACGGCGTAGACAGCGGCCCCATACTGGCGCAGGCGGCAGTTCCTGTAGTCCAAGGCGAGACCCCGGCCGAGCTGCACGCCCGCATCCAACGTGTCGAGCACCGACTCCTGCCACGCGTGATCCAGTGGTTCGCCGCCGGGCGCCGGGATAGCGCTGAGTCGAGCCCGTCTCAAAGGGCGATCCTACCCGGCGCCGACGATCAATTGCTCTGGCCACCGATGGATCCGTGA
- a CDS encoding type IV pilus twitching motility protein PilT has translation MQGGSGLSLHQLLRALVDKGGSDLHISAHTPPQLRIDGSLLPLKTAPLTPQQTKELCYSVLTEDQKVSFEKRNEVDFSFGVKGLSRFRANLFVQRGAVSGVFRRIPFRILSFDELGLPKVIASFANLSSGLVLITGATGSGKSTTLAAVIDKINAEARKHIITVEDPIEFVHRNKLCVINQREVGSDTHSFGDALKHVLRQDPDVVLVGELRDQETIEAALTISETGHLVFATLHTNSATQTVTRIVDVFPGNQRDQIRLQLSFVLQGVVTQMLLPRSEGPGRNLALEIMIPNSAIRNLIREDKLHQVYSVMQTGQHETGMQTMNQALFALYRKRQLSAEEAVFRSDEPAELQAMIQRTARLAAS, from the coding sequence ATGCAAGGTGGCAGCGGTTTGTCGTTGCACCAGCTTCTACGGGCTCTCGTCGACAAGGGTGGCTCGGACCTGCATATCAGCGCCCACACCCCACCGCAGCTCCGGATCGACGGTTCGCTGCTTCCGCTCAAGACCGCCCCGCTGACACCCCAGCAGACCAAGGAGCTGTGCTACTCGGTCCTAACCGAGGACCAGAAGGTCTCGTTTGAGAAGCGAAACGAGGTCGATTTCTCCTTCGGCGTCAAGGGTCTTTCGCGTTTCCGGGCCAACCTGTTTGTCCAGCGGGGCGCGGTCAGCGGCGTCTTTCGGCGGATACCGTTTCGCATCCTGTCCTTTGACGAACTCGGCCTGCCGAAGGTAATCGCCAGTTTCGCCAACCTTTCCAGCGGCCTTGTGCTGATTACAGGGGCCACCGGTTCTGGCAAGTCAACCACGCTCGCGGCAGTCATCGACAAGATCAATGCTGAAGCTCGCAAGCACATCATAACGGTCGAGGATCCAATCGAATTCGTGCACCGCAACAAACTGTGCGTGATCAACCAGCGTGAGGTAGGTTCGGATACGCACAGTTTTGGTGACGCCCTCAAGCACGTTCTCAGGCAGGATCCCGACGTCGTGTTGGTAGGCGAGCTTCGCGACCAGGAAACGATCGAAGCGGCGCTGACGATCTCGGAAACCGGGCACCTCGTCTTCGCCACCCTTCATACGAACAGCGCGACACAGACCGTCACGCGCATCGTGGACGTCTTCCCTGGCAACCAGCGCGACCAGATCCGCCTGCAGCTATCCTTCGTGCTGCAGGGAGTGGTCACGCAGATGCTCCTGCCCAGGAGCGAGGGGCCGGGACGCAATCTCGCCTTGGAAATCATGATTCCGAACTCCGCCATCCGAAACCTGATCCGTGAGGACAAGCTGCACCAAGTCTACTCCGTCATGCAGACCGGCCAGCACGAGACAGGCATGCAGACGATGAACCAGGCGCTGTTCGCTCTTTACCGAAAGCGTCAGCTGAGCGCCGAGGAGGCAGTTTTTCGCTCAGACGAGCCCGCCGAGCTGCAGGCGATGATACAGCGCACGGCTCGACTTGCCGCGTCCTAA
- a CDS encoding protein kinase, with translation MEARPPTSTDEDPFARNLAGRRLGRYQVLTKLASGGMAAVYVGRALGVAGFSRLFAIKVLHPHLAYEKEFIDMFKDEARLAARIHHPNVVATLDINDTPDAGFYLVMDYIEGDHLGALLQQAFRAGNRAPRPVALRILIDALGGLGAAHSLTDEDGKALNLVHRDISPHNIMVGTDGISRLTDFGVAKAEARLGTTREGQLKGKLAYMAPEHASSGFADQRSDLFSMGIILWETLTNRRLFRADNHAATLNKICIEPIPAPSGIDEALSPMDPVLAKALARAPEERFQTAEEFADALEQAAPELGGIGSLRAVGKIVRAYASDKLDHEHELIKGAIASIRETESDNGAFSQLQHEPLQGSELSASGSHPSAHPPAEVPQRPRTAFWLITGALLIVAAVALFLAIRGRRPLPPAGEPRPVSPQVAQPSPESPAPVPTQPQAAEPPVAPPEELVSPPALPESKPPPKRARAPKRTKQAPTRAEAKKQRARPAAATPQRSGRGRRRAARGRRQEEAPAPQKTRESKRPASKKRPVDDLFPLNENPYRR, from the coding sequence ATGGAGGCAAGACCGCCAACATCGACCGACGAAGATCCCTTCGCCAGGAATCTCGCGGGCCGGAGGCTGGGACGCTACCAGGTGCTCACGAAGCTCGCCTCGGGAGGCATGGCGGCGGTCTACGTCGGCCGAGCCCTCGGTGTTGCGGGATTTTCCAGGCTCTTCGCTATCAAGGTCCTGCACCCGCACCTGGCCTACGAGAAGGAGTTCATCGACATGTTCAAGGATGAGGCCCGCCTGGCGGCGCGGATCCATCATCCGAACGTCGTCGCCACGCTGGACATCAACGACACCCCGGACGCGGGCTTCTATCTTGTAATGGACTACATCGAGGGCGACCATCTGGGTGCCCTGCTGCAACAAGCCTTCCGAGCCGGCAATCGCGCGCCCCGACCGGTCGCGCTACGAATCCTGATCGATGCCTTGGGCGGCCTCGGCGCAGCGCACAGCCTCACGGACGAGGACGGCAAAGCACTCAACCTGGTCCACCGGGATATCTCGCCGCACAACATCATGGTGGGCACGGACGGAATCTCGCGCCTGACTGACTTCGGCGTCGCAAAGGCGGAGGCTCGGCTCGGCACGACACGCGAAGGGCAGCTCAAGGGCAAGCTCGCATACATGGCTCCGGAGCATGCGTCCTCGGGCTTTGCCGACCAGCGCTCGGACCTTTTCTCGATGGGCATCATCCTGTGGGAGACGCTCACCAACCGGCGGCTGTTTCGAGCCGACAACCACGCCGCGACCCTGAACAAGATCTGCATTGAACCGATTCCCGCACCCTCCGGGATCGATGAGGCATTGAGCCCGATGGACCCGGTGCTGGCGAAGGCCCTTGCACGGGCGCCGGAGGAGCGGTTTCAGACCGCAGAGGAATTCGCGGACGCTCTGGAACAGGCGGCCCCCGAGTTGGGAGGGATCGGCTCGCTACGTGCTGTGGGGAAGATCGTCCGCGCCTACGCGTCCGACAAGCTCGATCACGAGCACGAGCTCATCAAAGGCGCCATTGCGAGCATCCGTGAGACCGAAAGCGATAACGGCGCGTTTTCGCAGCTACAGCATGAACCGCTGCAGGGAAGCGAGCTCAGCGCTTCCGGCAGCCACCCCTCCGCACATCCGCCGGCCGAGGTGCCTCAGCGGCCCCGCACGGCGTTCTGGCTCATCACGGGCGCGCTGCTGATCGTGGCCGCCGTTGCGCTGTTTCTGGCCATACGGGGCCGCAGGCCCCTGCCCCCTGCGGGCGAGCCGCGTCCGGTTTCGCCGCAGGTCGCGCAGCCGAGTCCGGAATCGCCAGCGCCGGTGCCCACGCAACCGCAAGCGGCCGAACCCCCCGTCGCTCCGCCGGAAGAGCTCGTGTCGCCGCCGGCGTTGCCCGAGTCGAAGCCGCCCCCCAAGCGCGCTCGCGCACCGAAGCGAACGAAGCAGGCGCCCACCCGGGCAGAGGCCAAAAAGCAGCGTGCCCGCCCCGCCGCGGCAACACCCCAGCGAAGCGGGCGGGGCCGGCGCCGCGCGGCCCGCGGCAGGCGCCAGGAGGAGGCTCCGGCCCCCCAGAAGACACGCGAGTCCAAGAGGCCGGCCTCCAAGAAAAGACCTGTCGACGATCTCTTTCCTCTCAACGAGAATCCGTATCGGCGCTGA
- a CDS encoding type II secretion system F family protein: MAEWVWEARGRTGEMRKGIMDAQDAESVHTKLKQQHLSPTKVKKKGRSINISIGSPVADKELVIFVRQFATMIDAGLPLVQCLEILSAQGENKTFNAILRDVKNYVEQGATFSDALRRHPKVFDELFVNLVQAGEMGGILDTILNRLAVYIEKRVKLKRQVRSALVYPTSVMLIAVAVLVILLSYVIPSFESMFRDFGGHDSLPGLTRFVIGLSQGFLGSAHWIVLGIATVSGLFSYTYRLPKGKRFYHKAVLTAPVLGPVMRKIAVARFTRTLGTLLGSGVPILDALNIVAKSAGNVIVEEAIVKTGEGIRAGHTMVEPLAASKVFPSMVVQMIGVGEQTGALDQMLNKIADFYEEEVDVAVAGMTSLIEPIMMVGIGGMVGFMLIAMYMPIFDIAGKIKTH, from the coding sequence ATGGCAGAGTGGGTCTGGGAGGCTCGTGGGAGAACCGGCGAAATGCGCAAAGGCATCATGGATGCCCAGGACGCCGAGTCGGTTCACACCAAGCTGAAGCAGCAGCACCTGAGCCCTACCAAGGTGAAGAAGAAGGGCCGCTCGATCAACATCTCGATCGGGTCACCCGTCGCGGACAAGGAGCTGGTCATCTTCGTGCGGCAGTTCGCCACGATGATCGACGCCGGCTTGCCCCTGGTGCAGTGCCTGGAAATCCTGTCCGCACAGGGAGAAAACAAGACTTTCAACGCAATCCTGCGTGACGTCAAGAACTACGTCGAGCAGGGAGCGACCTTTTCGGATGCGTTGAGACGGCATCCGAAGGTATTCGACGAGCTTTTTGTGAACCTGGTCCAGGCCGGCGAGATGGGCGGGATCCTGGACACGATTCTCAACCGCTTGGCGGTGTATATCGAGAAGCGCGTCAAGCTGAAACGCCAGGTGCGCAGCGCGCTGGTCTACCCGACGTCGGTCATGCTCATCGCCGTGGCTGTGCTCGTTATCCTGCTGAGCTACGTCATTCCGTCCTTCGAGTCGATGTTTCGTGACTTCGGAGGACACGATTCGCTCCCGGGCTTGACGCGCTTCGTGATCGGTCTGTCCCAAGGATTCTTGGGCAGCGCTCATTGGATCGTCCTCGGAATTGCGACGGTGTCCGGACTCTTCAGCTACACCTATCGCCTGCCCAAAGGCAAGCGCTTCTATCACAAGGCTGTGCTCACGGCGCCGGTTCTCGGCCCTGTGATGCGCAAGATCGCGGTGGCACGTTTCACCCGTACGCTTGGGACTCTGCTAGGGTCAGGCGTACCGATCCTGGACGCCCTCAACATCGTGGCCAAGAGCGCCGGCAACGTCATTGTCGAGGAAGCGATCGTCAAGACCGGTGAGGGCATCCGCGCAGGCCACACCATGGTGGAGCCCCTGGCCGCTTCCAAGGTGTTTCCATCGATGGTGGTCCAGATGATCGGTGTGGGCGAGCAGACCGGTGCGCTGGATCAAATGCTCAACAAGATCGCCGATTTCTATGAGGAGGAAGTGGATGTCGCCGTCGCGGGCATGACGTCGCTCATCGAGCCCATCATGATGGTGGGAATCGGCGGCATGGTCGGTTTCATGCTGATCGCGATGTATATGCCGATCTTCGATATCGCCGGCAAGATCAAGACCCATTAA
- a CDS encoding ATP-binding protein, whose protein sequence is MLLGATVLVKGSEATWFSSFTPRFLLLSIAATYSVSLLFALWLRAQTPGSWLVTVQLSWDLLLTSCLVFVTGGATSGSTVLFGITVLMAAIVTGPKAARWTGIAALTLYVVLSTLLAVGVVPGPPDQATDNYRPSFDALVYALLLNVLGLGLLTLLASNLASRLSRAGGKLRIAAASARSLAQLNEDIIRSMTSGLLTLDADGRIRSANAAAAAIFGIGEGELLACRLPELIELEATPHPEGTWKIARAEGRGRKATGDRFPVGYSVSPLRGADGRSSGSLIVLEDLTEITRLRRAAERAERLATLGRLSVGLAHEIRNPLGSISGSVQLVRESPLISAEDSRLLGIVLSETERLNDLVTNMLQLGRPAQPQRVTQNLSELIDDVVDMARRGITNHKRIRIDRTDTTRNCEAIVDPAQLRQVLWNLIKNAIQASPHEGVVEVKLHHEGDERLVFEVSDQGDGVDPANTDRIFDMFYSERTHGIGVGLALAKQIVDAHDGRIDVLGADRQGATFRVTLPAKMQSAA, encoded by the coding sequence ATGCTCTTGGGTGCCACCGTCTTGGTCAAGGGCAGCGAGGCCACCTGGTTCTCATCGTTTACGCCGCGCTTCCTGTTGCTGTCCATCGCAGCGACCTACAGCGTGTCGCTCCTTTTCGCGCTGTGGCTCAGGGCGCAAACCCCAGGCTCCTGGCTCGTTACGGTTCAGCTGAGCTGGGATCTACTGCTTACGAGCTGTCTGGTGTTCGTAACCGGCGGCGCGACGAGCGGCAGTACCGTCTTGTTTGGAATCACGGTGCTCATGGCCGCGATCGTCACGGGTCCCAAAGCGGCCCGGTGGACAGGCATCGCGGCGCTCACGCTCTACGTCGTGCTGTCCACGTTGCTGGCAGTGGGAGTTGTGCCCGGGCCTCCTGATCAAGCGACAGACAACTACCGCCCGAGCTTCGACGCGCTGGTCTATGCGCTGCTGCTCAACGTGCTCGGCCTGGGTCTGCTCACGCTGCTTGCCAGCAACCTGGCATCCCGCCTGAGTCGAGCAGGGGGCAAGCTCCGCATCGCAGCCGCGAGCGCGCGTAGCTTGGCCCAGCTGAACGAGGACATCATTCGTTCCATGACGTCCGGGCTGCTGACTCTGGACGCCGACGGGCGAATCCGCAGCGCCAACGCGGCCGCCGCGGCGATCTTCGGCATCGGCGAGGGCGAGCTGCTGGCGTGCCGGCTGCCCGAGCTGATCGAGCTCGAGGCGACCCCGCACCCCGAGGGGACCTGGAAGATCGCACGGGCGGAAGGGCGCGGAAGAAAAGCAACAGGCGACAGGTTCCCCGTAGGCTACTCTGTAAGCCCGCTGCGCGGAGCGGATGGACGCAGCTCGGGCAGTTTGATCGTCCTGGAGGATCTGACCGAAATCACGAGGCTGCGCCGGGCCGCGGAACGCGCCGAACGGTTGGCTACGTTGGGAAGGCTGTCGGTTGGCCTAGCCCACGAGATCCGCAATCCGCTCGGGTCGATCTCGGGTTCCGTGCAGCTCGTCCGGGAGTCGCCCCTGATCTCGGCCGAGGATAGCCGGCTCCTCGGCATTGTCCTGAGCGAGACCGAACGCCTGAACGACCTCGTCACGAACATGCTGCAGCTCGGCCGCCCGGCGCAACCTCAACGCGTCACCCAGAATCTGAGCGAGCTCATCGACGACGTCGTCGACATGGCGCGCCGGGGGATAACAAACCACAAGCGCATCCGGATCGATAGAACGGACACCACCCGCAACTGCGAGGCGATCGTGGATCCAGCTCAGTTGCGCCAGGTGCTTTGGAACCTGATCAAGAATGCGATCCAGGCGTCGCCTCACGAAGGCGTGGTGGAGGTCAAGCTGCACCACGAGGGCGACGAGCGTTTGGTCTTCGAGGTCAGCGATCAGGGCGACGGTGTAGATCCTGCCAACACCGATCGCATCTTCGACATGTTCTACTCGGAGCGCACGCACGGAATCGGGGTAGGCCTGGCCCTGGCAAAACAAATAGTCGACGCTCACGACGGTCGCATCGACGTGCTCGGTGCGGACCGGCAGGGAGCGACCTTTCGTGTGACGCTGCCCGCGAAGATGCAGAGCGCCGCCTAG
- a CDS encoding GMC family oxidoreductase, with protein sequence MIFDASQLPKPLALEADLCVVGSGAGGAMVAKTAAEAGMRVIVLEAGPFLSPADMTQREEEMFPRLLWEAGNRMTADRGIRVLQGRAVGGSTVHNLNLCKRIPRTLLQRWTAAGRLGSLDSGTWDALYTDVERMLGVSGIPPALRNRNNRLLEQGCKALGYRGGPVQHNRSGCIGSGFCELGCAYDAKNNAAKVLIPAAVAAGAEVVTQCQAVRVVLRGNAAVGVEAVSLDPERQWPLGRVEVEAPRVCLSGSATATAAILLRSRCPDPGDEVGKRLRLHPAVVVAGEFEAPVRAWQGIPQAYECTEFLDFDPGSERRIWIVPAVAHPAGVASMLPGHGALHREFMTRYAHLGALTAVLHDDSHGRVSPDGDLNQRIDYWPSRADRRQLAMGLSACARLLFAAGARKVLVPTTPPRVLTDPGHAQVLARLELTPGYVDLAAAHPMGTVPMGDDPSQAAVGSHGQHHHVEGLWVADGSLFPGSIGVPPQLSIYALGLRVGRAIAQGS encoded by the coding sequence GTGATCTTCGACGCTTCACAACTCCCGAAGCCGCTGGCGCTCGAGGCCGACCTTTGCGTGGTTGGCTCCGGTGCGGGCGGCGCCATGGTGGCCAAGACCGCTGCCGAGGCTGGCATGCGGGTGATCGTGCTCGAAGCGGGTCCCTTTCTCTCACCCGCAGACATGACCCAACGCGAAGAAGAGATGTTCCCCAGGTTGCTATGGGAAGCGGGCAATCGCATGACTGCCGATCGTGGGATCAGGGTGCTGCAGGGACGCGCGGTTGGCGGTTCCACAGTGCACAACCTCAATCTATGCAAGCGCATCCCGAGGACGTTACTGCAGCGTTGGACAGCCGCGGGTCGTCTCGGCAGCCTCGACAGCGGGACCTGGGATGCGCTCTACACGGACGTGGAGCGGATGCTGGGTGTTTCGGGTATTCCACCGGCACTCCGGAACCGCAACAACCGGCTGCTCGAGCAGGGCTGCAAGGCGCTAGGGTATCGGGGCGGACCGGTGCAACACAACCGCAGCGGCTGCATCGGGAGCGGATTCTGCGAGCTCGGCTGCGCCTACGACGCGAAGAACAACGCCGCCAAGGTCTTGATCCCCGCTGCCGTCGCCGCGGGCGCGGAGGTCGTGACCCAATGCCAGGCCGTGCGTGTTGTGCTGCGAGGCAATGCCGCTGTCGGCGTTGAAGCCGTGTCGCTTGACCCCGAGCGCCAGTGGCCGCTGGGTCGGGTCGAAGTGGAGGCACCCCGGGTGTGTTTGTCGGGGTCGGCAACGGCCACCGCTGCGATCCTGCTGCGTTCGCGGTGTCCCGACCCGGGCGACGAGGTGGGTAAGCGACTGCGCCTGCACCCGGCTGTGGTGGTGGCAGGCGAGTTCGAGGCGCCCGTCCGCGCCTGGCAGGGCATCCCACAGGCCTACGAGTGCACGGAGTTCCTCGACTTCGACCCCGGAAGCGAGCGCCGCATTTGGATCGTCCCGGCAGTCGCGCATCCGGCCGGCGTGGCGTCGATGCTCCCCGGCCATGGCGCGCTGCATCGGGAATTCATGACACGCTATGCTCACCTTGGCGCGCTCACCGCCGTGCTGCACGACGACAGCCACGGGCGAGTATCCCCCGACGGAGACCTGAATCAGCGTATCGACTACTGGCCCTCCCGCGCCGATCGGCGCCAGCTTGCCATGGGGTTGAGCGCGTGCGCGCGCTTGTTGTTCGCGGCGGGCGCCCGAAAGGTCTTGGTTCCAACCACGCCGCCCCGCGTCCTGACCGATCCCGGTCACGCACAGGTGCTGGCGCGGCTCGAGTTGACGCCCGGCTACGTCGATCTTGCAGCAGCGCATCCCATGGGAACGGTGCCCATGGGCGACGACCCATCCCAGGCCGCGGTCGGCAGCCACGGCCAGCACCACCATGTCGAGGGCCTATGGGTCGCGGACGGCTCGCTGTTTCCCGGATCGATCGGCGTACCACCGCAGCTGTCCATCTACGCATTGGGCCTACGTGTCGGACGGGCCATCGCGCAGGGGAGCTAG
- a CDS encoding pyridoxal-phosphate dependent enzyme, whose translation MLLGDRIDTLGWIREPTPVERLTALEDELGLDYLGVKRDDLCGALVGGTKARKLDVLLAEPAFRNAPDWHALGAIGSGQLVALCAAAQQLGRHLWAQCFWEPPGQQVLENLAFVASGPTSLRFHSSRTALAIKDPLLLLGKARNGAPVIAPGASAEAGIAGIAAAGLELSEQIRSGELPEPERVYVPMGSGGIAAGLSVGFALAGLRTTIHAIAVVERTLSPDWRLHQLQRRVIRWLRGRHVPGAGRCEPVPVRIDRSQLGSAYGVATAASSRVCETFQAYGLALEPIYSGKAMAALLADARRMRIPSRERRSRILFWVTPHRPGLPRTDDWQQRLPSALASRLQATETGSEPGSRPGRRIWIAGAGLGAGGALIWSRLSGYPPRPNWQGRVLSATEAQILDAIAEALLPPAPRGDRLYAVADKVDALLSRMPSWLHREVHRLLALLEHGTVLGLEVSRLTELEPEQRERFLAGLATREGVLRHAYKAVRALCFFAHYQQPQTWASLEYPGPLAGVNNGAAVPKRARWPAYERLVAPRGALPRAARR comes from the coding sequence GTGCTGCTCGGGGACCGCATCGACACGCTGGGCTGGATCAGGGAGCCCACTCCGGTCGAGCGACTAACAGCGCTCGAGGACGAGCTTGGGCTCGATTACCTTGGGGTCAAACGGGACGACCTCTGCGGCGCGCTCGTAGGCGGGACGAAGGCCAGAAAGCTCGACGTGCTGCTGGCTGAACCGGCTTTCAGGAACGCACCTGACTGGCACGCTCTCGGAGCCATTGGTTCGGGGCAGCTGGTCGCCCTGTGTGCGGCCGCGCAGCAGCTAGGCAGACATCTGTGGGCCCAGTGTTTTTGGGAACCGCCAGGCCAACAGGTGCTCGAAAACCTCGCATTCGTGGCGTCGGGCCCCACCAGCTTACGTTTCCATTCCTCGCGCACGGCGCTGGCCATCAAGGACCCGCTCTTGCTTCTCGGCAAGGCGCGCAACGGCGCTCCTGTGATTGCACCGGGCGCGTCGGCCGAAGCAGGCATCGCCGGGATCGCTGCCGCGGGGCTGGAGCTGAGCGAGCAGATCCGCAGCGGAGAGCTGCCTGAGCCCGAGCGCGTGTACGTGCCCATGGGCAGCGGCGGGATCGCGGCCGGCTTGTCCGTGGGCTTTGCGCTCGCTGGCCTGCGAACGACGATTCACGCGATCGCCGTGGTGGAGCGGACGCTGAGCCCAGACTGGAGGCTGCATCAGCTGCAGCGCCGCGTGATCCGCTGGCTGCGGGGGCGGCACGTGCCGGGTGCCGGGCGCTGCGAGCCCGTGCCGGTCCGCATCGATCGCAGCCAGCTCGGCAGCGCCTACGGCGTGGCCACAGCAGCCTCGAGCCGCGTCTGCGAGACGTTCCAGGCGTACGGGCTTGCCCTCGAGCCCATCTACTCGGGCAAGGCCATGGCGGCTCTCTTGGCCGATGCGCGACGCATGCGCATCCCCAGCAGAGAACGGCGCTCCCGGATCCTGTTTTGGGTCACGCCGCATCGTCCGGGGCTCCCAAGAACCGATGACTGGCAGCAGCGCTTGCCCTCGGCGTTGGCGTCTCGCCTGCAAGCCACCGAAACCGGATCCGAACCCGGATCTCGCCCGGGGCGTCGAATCTGGATCGCGGGGGCCGGTCTGGGCGCGGGTGGCGCGCTGATCTGGTCACGGCTGTCGGGCTATCCACCGCGGCCAAACTGGCAAGGTCGTGTGTTGTCCGCCACCGAAGCACAGATCCTGGATGCGATCGCCGAGGCGTTACTTCCGCCAGCACCTCGAGGCGACCGGCTCTACGCCGTGGCCGACAAAGTCGATGCGCTGCTGTCACGCATGCCTTCTTGGCTGCATCGTGAAGTCCACAGACTGCTGGCGCTGCTCGAGCACGGGACTGTGCTGGGACTCGAGGTCTCCCGTCTTACCGAGCTCGAGCCCGAGCAACGCGAACGCTTCCTGGCCGGGCTTGCAACCCGCGAGGGCGTGTTGCGCCACGCCTACAAGGCGGTCCGGGCGCTGTGTTTCTTCGCCCACTACCAGCAGCCCCAAACATGGGCATCGCTGGAGTATCCCGGGCCGCTGGCAGGGGTGAACAACGGCGCGGCTGTCCCGAAGCGAGCGCGCTGGCCCGCGTACGAGCGCCTCGTCGCACCCCGTGGAGCACTGCCCCGGGCGGCTCGAAGGTGA